One genomic segment of Pseudonocardia sp. T1-2H includes these proteins:
- a CDS encoding glutamate mutase L produces the protein MTGAGPRVGAGTGSICLDVGSTWTKAVLVRPDGGLAGFAEHPTTSADVLTGVDAAVRAVGAARSPDQRADPELLACSSVGGGLRLAVVGAERLTATEAGYRAARSAGSRVVHVHSGPLEPQDVRLLRSSRPGAVLLTGGADGDDPSLLLHNAGKLARARIRYPIVLAGNVAARDDALALLRATGRTVVACDNVAPRPGELVPESARAALAEVFARHVLGGRGPTAAPRFRRMVRTMTPDAVRRGTAELTRLSGRSVLLVDVGCATTDVHSAVPGGGDALRTVEGDLGVRAAAEGVLVEAQTEELVDPVEADLLAPTVRRMSTEPGYVPKDAGGAAEDRRIAALAAVVAARRHLRAVLADPADAHPPIGLVVLAGGVFRRRDPGGLAAVAGTLRCDEVLGPLVADAPILVDADFAVAPAGLLVANGRAEAAEALLRDHLLG, from the coding sequence ATGACGGGTGCCGGACCACGGGTCGGCGCGGGGACCGGGTCCATCTGCCTCGACGTGGGATCGACCTGGACGAAGGCCGTCCTGGTGAGACCGGACGGCGGCCTCGCCGGGTTCGCCGAGCACCCCACCACGTCCGCGGACGTCCTGACCGGTGTCGACGCCGCCGTCCGCGCGGTCGGCGCGGCGCGCTCGCCGGACCAGCGGGCGGACCCGGAGCTGCTGGCCTGCTCGTCCGTCGGCGGGGGGTTGCGGCTCGCCGTCGTCGGCGCGGAGCGGCTCACCGCCACCGAGGCCGGCTACCGGGCCGCCCGGTCCGCGGGGTCCCGGGTCGTGCACGTCCACTCCGGCCCGCTCGAACCGCAGGACGTCCGCTTGCTGCGCAGCAGCCGTCCCGGCGCGGTGCTGCTCACCGGCGGCGCGGACGGGGACGATCCCTCGCTGCTGCTGCACAACGCGGGCAAGCTCGCGCGCGCCCGGATCCGCTACCCGATCGTGCTCGCCGGCAACGTCGCCGCGCGCGACGACGCGCTGGCCCTGCTCCGCGCCACCGGCCGCACGGTCGTGGCCTGCGACAACGTCGCCCCGCGGCCCGGGGAGCTGGTCCCCGAGTCGGCCCGCGCGGCCCTCGCGGAGGTCTTCGCCCGGCACGTGCTCGGCGGCCGCGGGCCCACCGCCGCGCCCCGCTTCCGGCGGATGGTCCGCACCATGACGCCGGACGCCGTGCGTCGCGGCACCGCGGAGCTCACCCGGCTCTCCGGCCGCTCGGTCCTGCTCGTCGACGTCGGGTGCGCCACCACGGACGTCCACTCGGCCGTGCCGGGCGGGGGCGACGCGCTGCGCACCGTCGAGGGCGACCTCGGGGTCCGGGCCGCTGCCGAGGGGGTGCTCGTCGAGGCGCAGACCGAGGAGCTGGTGGACCCGGTGGAGGCCGACCTCCTCGCCCCGACCGTCCGCCGGATGAGTACCGAGCCCGGCTACGTCCCGAAGGACGCGGGCGGCGCGGCGGAGGACCGGCGGATCGCCGCGCTCGCCGCCGTCGTCGCGGCCCGGCGGCACCTGCGCGCCGTGCTCGCGGACCCCGCGGACGCGCACCCGCCGATCGGGTTGGTCGTGCTCGCCGGCGGGGTGTTCCGGCGCCGGGACCCGGGCGGGCTGGCCGCGGTCGCCGGGACCCTGCGCTGCGACGAGGTGCTGGGCCCGCTCGTCGCGGACGCGCCGATCCTCGTGGACGCGGACTTCGCCGTCGCCCCCGCCGGGCTGCTGGTGGCGAACGGCCGGGCGGAGGCGGCGGAGGCGTTGCTCCGGGATCACCTGTTGGGCTGA
- a CDS encoding long-chain fatty acid--CoA ligase: protein MQDRPLSLTHVFHRAEQLFGHKKIVTASPAGERVTPVADWAVRVRRLATVLDTLGVSADARVGTFCWNTDRHLELYLAAPCTGRVLHTLNIRLFPEQLVYIANHAEDEIVFVDRSLLPLLWPLVDKLETVRRYVVIDDGADVEIPDDPRIADYEELLAAAEPYRGRFVVEDENAAAAMCYTSGTTGNPKGVVYSHRSATLHSLITLVSDGPGLRERDVVLPVVPMFHANAWGLPYGCLLAGTDIVFPGPNMTPSAILDLLARHRVTVTGGVPTIWMGVLPLVDGQDLGALRTVLCGGSAVPRSLSEAWKEKVGMPMLQAWGMTETSPIATLGVLAGRTDALTEDQRADLRARQGVAAPLVELRIADPGTGEELPWDDATSGELQAAGPWIAKEYYRGEGGGAQFTEDGWLRTGDVAVVDPYGSVKLVDRTKDLVKSGGEWISSVELENEIMAHPAVAEAAVIAIPHEKWVERPMACVVVRPGQSLTPDELIEFLTPRVAKWWLPDAVEFIDEVPKTSVGKFSKKTLRDKFAGYSLPS, encoded by the coding sequence ATGCAGGACAGACCGCTGTCCCTCACCCACGTCTTCCACCGCGCCGAGCAGCTCTTCGGCCACAAGAAGATCGTGACGGCGAGCCCCGCGGGCGAGCGGGTCACCCCGGTGGCCGACTGGGCGGTCCGGGTCCGCCGGCTCGCGACGGTGCTGGACACCCTGGGCGTCTCCGCCGACGCGCGGGTCGGCACGTTCTGCTGGAACACCGACCGCCACCTCGAGCTCTACCTCGCCGCGCCGTGCACCGGCCGGGTCCTGCACACGTTGAACATCCGGCTCTTCCCCGAACAGCTCGTCTACATCGCGAACCACGCCGAGGACGAGATCGTCTTCGTCGACCGCTCGCTGCTCCCGCTGCTCTGGCCGCTGGTGGACAAGCTCGAGACCGTGCGGCGCTACGTCGTGATCGACGACGGCGCGGACGTCGAGATCCCCGACGACCCGCGGATCGCGGACTACGAGGAGCTGCTCGCCGCGGCCGAGCCGTACCGGGGCCGGTTCGTCGTCGAGGACGAGAACGCGGCCGCCGCGATGTGCTACACGTCCGGCACCACGGGCAACCCGAAGGGCGTGGTCTACAGCCACCGCTCGGCGACGCTGCACTCGCTGATCACGCTGGTCTCCGACGGGCCGGGGCTGCGTGAGCGCGACGTCGTGCTGCCCGTCGTCCCGATGTTCCACGCCAACGCCTGGGGCCTGCCCTACGGCTGCCTGCTCGCCGGCACGGACATCGTCTTCCCCGGCCCGAACATGACGCCCTCCGCGATCCTGGACCTGCTCGCCCGGCACCGGGTCACCGTCACCGGCGGCGTGCCGACGATCTGGATGGGCGTGCTCCCGCTCGTCGACGGCCAGGACCTCGGTGCGTTGCGGACCGTCCTGTGCGGCGGCTCCGCGGTGCCGCGCTCGCTCTCCGAGGCCTGGAAGGAGAAGGTCGGCATGCCGATGCTGCAGGCCTGGGGCATGACCGAGACCTCCCCGATCGCGACGCTCGGCGTCCTGGCCGGCCGCACCGACGCGCTCACCGAGGACCAGCGCGCGGACCTGCGGGCCCGGCAGGGGGTGGCCGCGCCGCTCGTCGAGCTGCGGATCGCCGACCCCGGGACCGGCGAGGAGCTGCCCTGGGACGACGCCACCAGCGGCGAGCTGCAGGCCGCGGGCCCATGGATCGCGAAGGAGTACTACCGGGGCGAGGGCGGCGGCGCCCAGTTCACCGAGGACGGCTGGCTGCGGACCGGGGACGTCGCCGTCGTCGACCCGTACGGCTCGGTGAAGCTGGTCGACCGGACGAAGGACCTGGTCAAGTCCGGTGGCGAGTGGATCAGCTCGGTGGAGCTGGAGAACGAGATCATGGCGCACCCGGCCGTCGCCGAGGCGGCGGTGATCGCGATCCCGCACGAGAAGTGGGTGGAGCGGCCGATGGCCTGTGTCGTCGTGCGACCCGGGCAGAGCCTGACGCCGGACGAGCTGATCGAGTTCCTGACGCCGCGGGTCGCGAAGTGGTGGCTGCCGGACGCGGTGGAGTTCATCGACGAGGTGCCGAAGACGAGCGTCGGCAAGTTCTCGAAGAAGACCCTGCGGGACAAGTTCGCGGGCTACTCGCTGCCGTCGTAG
- a CDS encoding carbon-nitrogen hydrolase family protein, whose amino-acid sequence MGSIRIGAVAAAFGRDVEAALARVATLIEHARRSGVDLLVLPDAALGGYIPEFADPDPAELPPALDRDGPELRKVAEMAGEMVVCIGFREAAETGPYNTAACVCGDGLLGLHRKVHQPAGEDRVYAAGGVFGAFDTPVGRLGMLVDYDKTFPESARTLALDGAEVVACLSAWPTSITNRAPRMAQDRQSRLFDLYDRSRAAENQVVLVSSNQTGTIGRMRFLGQAKVVGPDGEILARTWAKAGIAVAEVDVEKPLGAVRKVLSHLTERRPETYR is encoded by the coding sequence GTGGGGTCGATCAGGATCGGGGCGGTCGCGGCGGCGTTCGGCCGCGACGTCGAGGCCGCGCTCGCACGCGTCGCGACCCTGATCGAACACGCCCGTCGCTCCGGCGTGGACCTCCTCGTGCTGCCGGACGCGGCGCTCGGCGGCTACATCCCGGAGTTCGCGGACCCGGACCCCGCCGAGCTGCCGCCGGCGCTGGACCGGGACGGCCCCGAGCTGCGCAAGGTCGCCGAGATGGCCGGGGAGATGGTCGTCTGCATCGGGTTCCGGGAGGCCGCGGAGACCGGGCCGTACAACACCGCGGCCTGCGTCTGCGGGGACGGGCTGCTCGGCCTGCACCGCAAGGTCCACCAGCCCGCCGGCGAGGACCGCGTCTACGCGGCGGGCGGCGTGTTCGGCGCATTCGACACCCCCGTCGGCCGGCTGGGCATGCTCGTCGACTACGACAAGACCTTCCCCGAGTCCGCCCGCACCCTGGCCCTCGACGGCGCCGAGGTCGTCGCCTGCCTCTCCGCCTGGCCGACGAGCATCACCAACCGCGCCCCGCGGATGGCGCAGGACCGCCAGTCCCGCCTCTTCGACCTCTACGACCGCTCGCGCGCCGCGGAGAACCAGGTCGTCCTGGTGTCGTCGAACCAGACCGGGACGATCGGCAGGATGCGGTTCCTCGGGCAGGCCAAGGTCGTCGGCCCGGACGGCGAGATCCTGGCTCGGACCTGGGCCAAAGCGGGCATCGCCGTGGCCGAGGTCGACGTCGAGAAGCCGCTCGGCGCCGTCCGGAAGGTGCTCTCGCACCTCACCGAACGGCGACCCGAGACCTACCGCTGA
- a CDS encoding carbon-nitrogen hydrolase family protein, which yields MSTLRMAAVSAPFGRDLEEDFARIGALIEQARGDGVGLLVLPEACLGGYLTDLDGAAELPPAFRVGGPEIARLAGLAGDMVVCAGFCETAGAKTYNSAVCVTGDGVLGVHRKVHQPLREDASYAAGDRFTAFDTPVGRIGMQICFDKAFPEAARAQALDGAKIVCSLSAWPTSATNRHPDPAQDRWTRRMDLFDRARALDNQLVWVASNQFGAFGAMRFAASAKVVDPGGEIVAWTEQREGLAVAEFDVDAVVDAARGGMDFLRDRRPDTYPATGGTPYVAA from the coding sequence ATGAGCACGCTGCGGATGGCGGCGGTGTCGGCGCCCTTCGGCCGGGACCTCGAGGAGGACTTCGCGCGGATCGGCGCCCTGATCGAGCAGGCCCGGGGCGACGGCGTCGGGTTGCTCGTGCTGCCCGAGGCCTGCCTCGGCGGGTACCTCACGGACCTCGACGGTGCGGCCGAGCTGCCGCCCGCGTTCCGCGTCGGCGGACCGGAGATCGCTCGCCTGGCCGGGCTGGCGGGGGACATGGTCGTCTGTGCGGGCTTCTGCGAGACCGCCGGCGCGAAGACCTACAACAGCGCCGTCTGCGTGACCGGGGACGGCGTGCTCGGCGTCCACCGCAAGGTGCACCAGCCGCTGCGCGAGGACGCCTCCTACGCCGCCGGGGACCGGTTCACCGCGTTCGACACCCCGGTCGGCCGGATCGGCATGCAGATCTGCTTCGACAAGGCCTTCCCCGAAGCGGCGCGGGCCCAGGCGCTCGACGGGGCGAAGATCGTCTGCTCGCTGTCCGCCTGGCCGACGAGCGCGACCAACCGGCACCCGGACCCGGCGCAGGACCGCTGGACCCGCCGGATGGACCTGTTCGACCGGGCCCGTGCCCTGGACAACCAGCTGGTCTGGGTGGCGTCGAACCAGTTCGGCGCCTTCGGGGCCATGCGGTTCGCCGCCAGCGCGAAGGTGGTGGACCCGGGCGGCGAGATCGTCGCCTGGACGGAGCAGCGCGAGGGGCTGGCCGTCGCGGAGTTCGACGTCGACGCCGTCGTGGACGCCGCGCGCGGGGGGATGGACTTCCTCCGCGACCGCCGCCCGGACACGTACCCTGCTACGGGCGGCACGCCGTACGTCGCGGCGTAG
- a CDS encoding MSMEG_0569 family flavin-dependent oxidoreductase, whose amino-acid sequence MANNVRSIGNRPSAATLDGSHHGVVVIGGGQAGLSMSWWLAERGIDHVVLESKTAGHEWRDRRWDSFCLVTPNWQCRLPGFPYPGDDPDGFMVRDEIEDYLAAFVESFRPPLVEGVRATRLRSADGAFEIRTNGADGSGATLRADQVVVATGPYQIPRTPRMAERLPERIAQLHSSEYRNPDQLPEGAVLVVGTGQSGCQIAEDLHLAGRTVHLATGTAPRVARFYRGRDCVAWLHEMGTYTKGVDEFADADAVRFRTNHYVTGRDGGRDIDLRRFALEGMVLHGRLTGIAHGMARFGPDLRANLDGADAVAEGIKDAIDAYIADRGIDAPAEERRPPVWEPGPEAEDPAEIDLAGAGITGVVWATGFGRDHRWIELPDLRRPGVPHARPRRHQPAGALLPRPALAAHLGFRPVLRRRGRRGAPRRTDRAGAPRGRHHGGRRPALARRHAVQHVPGGAARRRGLDRAAHRRVAAVYPAHPEPPGSPPWGRCSTCRFQPKGTTDMADLTDLEKQSLEEIAHPSMPEGSSIYGGTKVFPDYQAENGETYFTLVHGIAHESSVSFVAILQATRALRKGFESAIYFYGPGSLNCLATRGFPTTGNSAFPGEHNINNSLKTYIQEGGKVYCCRFGLSLHGAREEDLIEGVIPTHPLDVQDALIHYARKGAIINSTYQL is encoded by the coding sequence GTGGCGAACAACGTGCGCAGCATCGGGAACCGGCCGTCGGCGGCGACGCTCGACGGGTCGCACCACGGGGTGGTCGTCATCGGGGGCGGGCAGGCCGGCCTGTCGATGAGCTGGTGGCTCGCTGAGCGCGGGATCGACCACGTCGTGCTCGAGTCGAAGACGGCCGGGCACGAGTGGCGGGACCGCCGCTGGGACAGCTTCTGCCTGGTGACGCCGAACTGGCAGTGCCGGCTCCCCGGCTTCCCGTACCCGGGTGACGACCCGGACGGTTTCATGGTCCGCGACGAGATCGAGGACTATCTGGCCGCGTTCGTCGAGTCCTTCCGGCCGCCGCTGGTCGAGGGCGTCCGGGCCACCCGGCTGCGCAGCGCGGACGGTGCGTTCGAGATCCGGACGAACGGGGCCGACGGGTCGGGGGCAACGCTGCGCGCAGACCAGGTCGTCGTCGCCACCGGGCCCTACCAGATCCCGCGCACACCGCGGATGGCCGAGCGGCTCCCGGAGCGGATCGCGCAGCTGCACAGCTCCGAGTACCGCAACCCGGACCAGCTGCCCGAGGGCGCCGTCCTCGTCGTCGGCACCGGGCAGTCCGGCTGCCAGATCGCCGAGGACCTGCACCTCGCCGGCCGCACCGTCCACCTCGCGACCGGGACGGCGCCGCGCGTCGCCCGGTTCTACCGGGGCCGGGACTGCGTGGCCTGGCTGCACGAGATGGGCACCTACACCAAGGGCGTCGACGAGTTCGCCGACGCCGACGCCGTCCGCTTCAGGACCAACCACTACGTCACCGGCCGCGACGGCGGGCGGGACATCGACCTGCGGAGGTTCGCGCTCGAGGGCATGGTCCTGCACGGGCGGCTCACCGGGATCGCGCACGGCATGGCGCGCTTCGGCCCGGACCTGCGGGCGAACCTCGACGGCGCGGACGCCGTCGCCGAGGGCATCAAGGACGCCATCGACGCCTACATCGCCGACCGCGGCATCGACGCCCCGGCCGAGGAGCGCCGGCCGCCGGTGTGGGAGCCCGGCCCGGAGGCCGAGGACCCCGCCGAGATCGACCTGGCCGGCGCCGGGATCACCGGCGTCGTCTGGGCCACCGGCTTCGGCCGGGACCACCGCTGGATCGAGCTTCCCGATCTTCGACGGCCGGGGGTACCCCACGCACGCCCGCGGCGTCACCAGCCAGCCGGGGCTCTACTTCCTCGGCCTGCCCTGGCAGCACACCTGGGGTTCCGGCCGGTTCTCCGGCGTCGCGGACGACGCGGAGCACCTCGTCGGACAGATCGAGCGGGTGCGCCGCGCGGGCGACACCACGGTGGCCGACGGCCTGCACTGGCTCGCCGGCACGCCGTCCAGCACGTTCCCGGAGGCGCAGCACGCCGACGAGGACTGGATCGCGCCGCGCACCGTCGCGTAGCTGCCGTCTACCCAGCCCACCCCGAACCACCCGGTTCCCCACCCTGGGGCCGGTGCTCCACCTGCCGTTTTCAACCGAAAGGAACGACGGACATGGCCGACCTGACCGATCTCGAGAAGCAGAGCCTCGAGGAGATCGCGCACCCTTCGATGCCCGAGGGGTCGTCGATCTACGGCGGCACCAAGGTGTTCCCGGACTACCAGGCCGAGAACGGCGAGACCTACTTCACGCTGGTGCACGGCATCGCGCACGAGTCGTCCGTCAGCTTCGTCGCGATCCTGCAGGCCACCCGCGCGCTGCGGAAGGGCTTCGAGTCCGCGATCTACTTCTACGGGCCGGGCTCGCTGAACTGCCTCGCCACCCGGGGGTTCCCGACCACGGGCAACTCCGCGTTCCCCGGCGAGCACAACATCAACAACTCCCTGAAGACCTACATCCAGGAGGGCGGCAAGGTCTACTGCTGCCGCTTCGGGCTCTCGCTGCACGGTGCCCGGGAGGAGGACCTGATCGAGGGCGTCATCCCGACGCACCCCCTCGACGTCCAGGACGCCCTGATCCACTACGCCCGCAAGGGCGCGATCATCAACTCCACCTACCAGCTCTGA
- a CDS encoding amino acid permease gives MVGRTGGMWRTKSVEQSIQDTDEPDTKLRRDLGTWDLIVFGVAVVVGAGIFTLAASTAGDRAGPSISLAFVLAAIACGLAALCYAEFASTVPVAGSAYTFSYATFGEFIAWIIGWDLVLEFAVGAAVVSKGWSEYLHTVLALVGIDIPTSFSLGGFFSFDWGALLLVAVLATLLALGTKLSSRVSMVFTAIKVAIVLLVIIVGIGYVKAENYSPFIPPAAPAQPGDTGLQQSLLSLLGGGSSSVFGIYGLLAAASLVFFAFIGFDVVATTAEETKDPQRSLPRGIFGSLAIVTVLYVAVALVLTGMVSYTALATQPDGTRATLATAFASLGVTWAAAVIAVGALVGLTTVVMVLLLGQIRVLFAMSRDGLLPGALARTGTRGTPVRATQLVGVVVALVATFFPAGTLEEMVNIGTLFAFVLVSVGVVILRRTRPDLPRSFRTPLVPLVPILSVLACAWLMLNLTVETWLRFLVWMAVGFVVYFTYGRSHSKLGRREEAEKASA, from the coding sequence ATGGTCGGTAGGACGGGCGGGATGTGGCGGACCAAGTCCGTCGAGCAATCCATTCAGGACACGGATGAGCCGGACACCAAGCTGCGCCGGGACCTCGGCACCTGGGATCTGATCGTCTTCGGGGTCGCGGTCGTGGTGGGCGCGGGGATCTTCACCCTCGCCGCCAGCACCGCGGGGGACCGCGCGGGACCCTCGATCTCGCTCGCGTTCGTGCTCGCCGCGATCGCCTGCGGGCTCGCCGCGCTCTGCTACGCCGAGTTCGCGTCGACGGTCCCGGTGGCCGGCAGCGCCTACACCTTCTCCTACGCCACGTTCGGCGAGTTCATCGCCTGGATCATCGGCTGGGACCTCGTGCTGGAGTTCGCCGTCGGCGCCGCGGTGGTGTCCAAGGGCTGGTCGGAGTACCTGCACACGGTGCTCGCGCTGGTCGGGATCGACATCCCCACGTCGTTCTCCCTCGGCGGCTTCTTCTCCTTCGACTGGGGGGCCCTGCTGCTGGTCGCGGTGCTGGCGACGCTGCTGGCGCTGGGCACCAAGCTCTCCAGCCGGGTCAGCATGGTCTTCACGGCGATCAAGGTCGCCATCGTGCTGCTCGTGATCATCGTCGGCATCGGATACGTGAAGGCGGAGAACTACTCGCCGTTCATCCCGCCGGCGGCGCCGGCGCAGCCTGGTGACACGGGACTGCAGCAGTCCCTGCTCTCGCTCCTCGGCGGTGGGAGCAGCAGCGTCTTCGGCATCTACGGGCTGCTCGCCGCGGCGTCGCTGGTGTTCTTCGCGTTCATCGGGTTCGACGTCGTCGCGACGACCGCGGAGGAGACGAAGGACCCGCAGCGGTCCCTGCCCCGGGGCATCTTCGGCTCGCTGGCGATCGTCACGGTCCTCTACGTGGCCGTCGCGCTCGTGCTCACCGGGATGGTCAGCTACACCGCGCTGGCCACGCAGCCGGACGGAACGCGCGCCACGCTGGCGACGGCGTTCGCCTCGCTCGGCGTGACGTGGGCAGCCGCGGTGATCGCGGTCGGCGCGCTGGTGGGCCTGACCACGGTCGTCATGGTGCTCCTGCTCGGCCAGATCCGGGTGCTGTTCGCGATGTCCCGGGACGGCCTGCTCCCCGGCGCGCTGGCCAGGACCGGGACGCGCGGCACTCCGGTGCGCGCGACCCAGCTCGTCGGCGTGGTCGTCGCGCTCGTCGCCACGTTCTTCCCGGCGGGGACACTGGAGGAGATGGTCAACATCGGCACGCTGTTCGCGTTCGTGCTGGTCTCCGTCGGCGTGGTGATCCTGCGCCGCACCCGGCCCGATCTGCCGCGCTCGTTCCGCACGCCGCTGGTGCCGCTCGTGCCGATCCTGTCCGTGCTCGCGTGCGCGTGGCTGATGCTGAACCTGACCGTCGAGACGTGGCTGCGGTTTCTCGTCTGGATGGCCGTCGGCTTCGTCGTCTACTTCACGTACGGTCGGTCGCACTCGAAGCTCGGACGGCGGGAAGAGGCGGAGAAGGCCTCCGCGTGA
- the ald gene encoding alanine dehydrogenase has translation MRVAIPREVKDNEFRVAVTPAGVHELVRRGHEVIVQQGAGLGSSITDAEYKDAGAQVLAEAAAVWASGELLLKVKEPVPSEYGHLRADLTLFTYLHLAASRSCTDALRNAGTTSIAYETVRTADGRLPLLAPMSEVAGRLAPQVGAYHLMSAAGGRGVLMGGVPGATRAHVVVIGAGVSGANAVAVAVGMGARVTVLDLSIDKLRELDDRYAGRVETVYSTAYALEKAVLGADLVIGAVLVPGAKAPTLVSNDLVSRMKPGAVLVDIAVDQGGCFADTKPTTHADPTFRVHDTVFYCVANMPGAVPNTSTHALTNATLPYVLRLADHGWQDALTADPALAAGLSTHAGSLTSREVAEAHGLSHVSTADLLD, from the coding sequence ATGCGGGTCGCCATTCCGCGCGAGGTCAAGGACAACGAGTTCCGGGTGGCCGTCACGCCCGCGGGCGTGCACGAGCTGGTCCGCCGCGGACACGAGGTGATCGTCCAGCAGGGCGCCGGGCTCGGGTCGTCGATCACCGACGCGGAGTACAAGGACGCCGGCGCGCAGGTCCTGGCCGAGGCGGCCGCGGTGTGGGCGAGCGGCGAGCTGCTGCTCAAGGTCAAGGAGCCGGTGCCGAGCGAGTACGGCCACCTGCGCGCCGACCTGACGCTGTTCACCTACCTGCACCTCGCGGCCTCGCGGTCCTGCACGGACGCGCTGCGCAACGCCGGCACCACCTCGATCGCCTACGAGACCGTCCGCACCGCCGACGGCCGGCTCCCGCTGCTCGCGCCGATGAGCGAGGTCGCGGGCCGGCTCGCGCCGCAGGTCGGCGCCTACCACCTGATGAGCGCCGCGGGCGGCCGCGGTGTCCTGATGGGCGGCGTGCCCGGCGCCACGCGGGCGCACGTCGTCGTCATCGGGGCGGGGGTCTCCGGGGCCAACGCCGTCGCCGTCGCCGTCGGGATGGGCGCGCGGGTCACCGTGCTGGACCTGAGCATCGACAAGCTCCGCGAGCTCGACGACCGCTACGCCGGCCGGGTCGAGACCGTCTACTCCACCGCGTACGCCCTGGAGAAGGCCGTCCTCGGGGCGGACCTGGTGATCGGGGCGGTGCTGGTGCCCGGCGCCAAGGCCCCGACCCTGGTCTCGAACGACCTGGTGTCCCGGATGAAGCCGGGCGCGGTGCTCGTCGACATCGCCGTGGACCAGGGCGGCTGCTTCGCCGACACGAAGCCGACCACCCACGCCGACCCGACCTTCCGGGTCCACGACACGGTCTTCTACTGCGTGGCGAACATGCCCGGCGCGGTCCCGAACACCTCCACCCACGCGCTCACCAACGCGACGCTCCCGTACGTGCTGAGGCTCGCCGACCACGGCTGGCAGGACGCCCTCACCGCGGACCCGGCGCTCGCGGCCGGCCTGTCCACCCACGCCGGCTCGCTGACCTCCCGCGAGGTCGCGGAGGCCCACGGCCTGTCCCACGTGAGCACCGCGGACCTGCTGGACTGA
- a CDS encoding Lrp/AsnC family transcriptional regulator, whose product MAERSTNASAPPAPQPQDVRVPLDEVDRAILTHLEGDARIPNNALADKVGVAPSTCLGRVRALRERGVIRGFHADVDPAATGRPLQAMISVRLQSDARQRMKEFEEQVTAMAEVRDVYFLAGVDDYLLHVATADSPALRDLVVALNGLADVANTQTSLIFDHVRPRGRF is encoded by the coding sequence ATGGCCGAACGATCCACGAACGCAAGCGCTCCACCGGCCCCGCAGCCGCAGGATGTGCGGGTCCCGCTGGACGAGGTGGACCGCGCGATCCTCACCCACCTCGAAGGGGACGCCCGGATCCCGAACAACGCGCTCGCCGACAAGGTGGGCGTCGCGCCGTCGACGTGCCTGGGCCGGGTCCGGGCGCTGCGGGAGCGCGGGGTCATCCGCGGCTTCCACGCCGACGTCGATCCCGCCGCGACGGGCCGGCCGCTGCAGGCCATGATCTCCGTGCGGCTGCAGAGCGACGCCCGGCAGCGGATGAAGGAGTTCGAGGAGCAGGTCACCGCGATGGCCGAGGTCCGCGACGTGTACTTCCTCGCCGGCGTCGACGACTACCTGCTGCACGTCGCGACGGCGGACTCACCCGCGCTGCGGGACCTCGTGGTGGCCCTCAACGGGCTGGCGGACGTCGCGAACACCCAGACGAGCCTGATCTTCGACCACGTCCGCCCGCGGGGCCGGTTCTAG
- a CDS encoding cation diffusion facilitator family transporter: MSASGGTRAIIAALAANAGIAVAKFVGFLVTGSSSMLAEAVHSVADTANQGLLLIGGKRAARAATPEHPFGYGRDRYFYSFIVALMLFTLGSVFAIYEGIHKIEHPEPLTSPLVAVIILVVAIALESYSFRTAVHESRPLKGNGSWWQFIRQAKVPELPVVLLEDTGALIGLVFALAGVGLSVLTGEPVWDGIGTLCIGALLGVIAIILIVEMKSLLIGEGATPPVLSTIVRKLEEGEHVERVIHVKTQYLGPEELLVAAKIALAPGLPVEAVARTIDEAEARVREAVPDARVIYLEPDLDRSRIAS; encoded by the coding sequence ATGTCGGCGAGCGGTGGGACGAGGGCGATCATCGCCGCGCTGGCGGCGAACGCGGGGATCGCGGTGGCGAAGTTCGTCGGCTTCCTGGTGACCGGGTCGTCGTCGATGCTCGCGGAGGCCGTGCACTCCGTCGCGGACACCGCCAACCAGGGCCTGCTGCTGATCGGCGGCAAGCGTGCGGCCCGCGCCGCGACCCCCGAGCACCCCTTCGGCTACGGCCGGGACCGCTACTTCTACTCGTTCATCGTCGCCCTGATGCTGTTCACCCTCGGCTCGGTGTTCGCGATCTACGAGGGCATCCACAAGATCGAGCACCCCGAGCCGCTGACCTCGCCGCTGGTCGCGGTGATCATCCTGGTGGTCGCGATCGCGCTGGAGAGCTACTCGTTCCGCACGGCCGTGCACGAGTCCCGGCCGCTCAAGGGGAACGGCAGCTGGTGGCAGTTCATCCGCCAGGCGAAGGTCCCGGAGCTGCCCGTCGTGCTGCTGGAGGACACCGGCGCGCTGATCGGTCTGGTGTTCGCGCTGGCCGGCGTCGGGCTGTCCGTGCTCACCGGGGAGCCGGTCTGGGACGGGATCGGCACGCTCTGCATCGGCGCCCTGCTCGGCGTCATCGCGATCATCCTGATCGTCGAGATGAAGAGCCTGCTGATCGGCGAGGGCGCGACCCCGCCGGTGCTCTCCACGATCGTGCGCAAGCTCGAGGAGGGCGAGCACGTCGAGCGGGTCATCCACGTCAAGACCCAGTACCTCGGCCCGGAGGAGCTGCTGGTCGCGGCGAAGATCGCCCTCGCCCCGGGGCTGCCGGTGGAGGCCGTCGCCAGGACGATCGACGAGGCGGAGGCCCGGGTCCGGGAGGCCGTCCCGGACGCGCGCGTGATCTATCTGGAGCCGGACCTCGACCGCTCCCGGATCGCCTCCTAG